A segment of the Planctomycetia bacterium genome:
CTGACGGAACTGCGCGAACAGACGGCCGGCGACACGATCGACCAAGCGCTCGACTCGGCGCATCACGAGCTCAATTCGCAGCTGGCGGAAGTCGAAAGCCGCGAATTGGCGAGCATCGAGAACGCTTTGGAGCGGATGAACGTCGGGCAATACGGCATTTGTGAAGGTTGCGAAGAG
Coding sequences within it:
- a CDS encoding TraR/DksA family transcriptional regulator, which translates into the protein MPGKDAVMKMREVLLLRRDALRKALAGDLSTLTELREQTAGDTIDQALDSAHHELNSQLAEVESRELASIENALERMNVGQYGICEGCEE